The genomic interval GACCGACTATAAAGTACTGCAAAACAAAAAGAAACAAACGGAAATTGTCACATTTTCTGTAAAGGAAGGGACAGAAGTTTATGATGTCACGATGACGGTTTTCCCAAGTCTTAAAACGGATATCGTGGTTAACAGTTCACAACGGTCTACCATTAGATATGAAGGAGCACTCACTTCTTACACACAGATTGAGGTAGCTAATTAGGAGCACGCTTTCGCGAAAGCGTAAAAACATCTTTTACATGTCTATTTCTTAACTCCAAATGTACGTGCGTGGAAATTATACGTTGCGGCCAATGCGTTTACGTAGCAGGATGAAAACGAGAATCATTCCGGTATAAGCCATAAAAAATGGAATGATATAGGCTTGAAAGCCAAGCACCAGCAACAAACCGATAGCTGCCAGCTGAAACCCTAAGCCAAAGGTAGATACAGCGGTCATCAAATATTTAGGTAGTATTTTGCCCTCTGGAGCACTAGGATCTAATCGATAAATCACAGCATCAAAGCCGCCATAAAGGATTCTGTAACAGCGATAAAGAAGGGTAACTGTAGCCTGCTTCTCACCCGGTAACGCAGTGGGAGTGGAGGTTTCAAATATTTGGCTCGTAAGATCTCCATCTACTTGATTACGTAAGATTACATAATAGTAATTGTATAAGGTACCTTGCAATTGCATCCCAACAAAAGCCAGCGCAGCCATCCACCAAGGGGTAGCTACATTTAGAAAAAGGGTATAAAAAATGGCGGCATTGAGTACTATATCTGCGATTGAGTCAAAATACCGCCCTGTATAACTAGGTTGCTTTTTGAGCCTGGCAAGCTCACCATCTGCAGCATCTAGTGTAGATTTTAAAAGTAAAAAAAGAAGGGCCCATCTGTACTGATGAAAATAAATACTAGCAATAGCCGCTAGTCCAGCTACAATGAACATCCAGGTAACGTGTATGGCGTTAACCTTGGTGTATTGGAACGATTGCGCAATACGTTTGGCAACAGGCCGACCATAATCAGAAAGATCTACAAAGCGATAGCTTGCGGGTAATTTAGACATGAATTGTTGGTTAGGTTTTTAACGTATGATTATTCTACCCAACATCTTCTGTAGAGAAGCAATGTGTAAACAGATCTTATTAAAAAGTGTGCGGCAAATGTAAGGGAAGTAAAGATACTAGTAAAATGAATGACTTCTGAGATTGTCAAATATCCTATTTGACATAATATAAATTATAGAACATTTTTACATATATGCGAATAGCGCTTTTTCTGCGCTATTTTACATAGTTCCAGATATAATTGCCTTTAGGCTTATATCGTCAGACAAATCGACTTTAGGAGATTCACGAAATCCTATATATTAAATAGAAACCTGTGAGTAATTATGTAAAAGCATTTTATGCCAATGTTTCACTGTGCAGTTATAATTAGCTGTTATCCTTGTACTGAGCTTGTTGAAGTATAAAATCCCCGCACGCAAATGCGCTCGATTTCGTTTTCAAAAACATTATGCTATCGCAGTAATTTTTTACACACAATTATCCATCGCTTGCCAACGCCTAAATAAAAGCTAACCTTTTTGCTCTTATTATAAATCGCGTATTCGAGAAAATGTAAGTCAAAAAAAATTTTATGGGATTCTCGTAAGCTTGCCACAAGAGCATAAAATTACTCTGCGAGATAATTTCTATGCACTTGTTATATTTAGAACTCCAATTAAACCTTTTTTTAATGTTTCATTATCTTTTGTCTTGAAACAAAAGAAACAAAAATTCAAGGCTGCATATAATTTTGGAAGCAATTAACGGCTCATTCGCTATATTTTAGGAAAGATTGTAATTAGTTAACATTGCTTTGAAATTTCTTGTTTAATTGAAACTCTTAAGAAACTGTATTACTAAATCCCTAAAATATGGACGCTCATTTCTCCTATTGTTTTGACCAAAATTTTATGAGGCCAAGTTTAGCATCGAGATTCTATTTTACATAATTTTATTATCAAAATATTTTTGACCTTTTAATTTCATTGAACGAATAAATTGGTAATTCTGTTTTTTCCAAAAATTTGATAGGTAATTGATATGATGACACAACTAAAGATTTTACTTTGTAAGTATCAACTTTTTCACCAAATTTATCTGATAATTGACTAACATTATCAATTAACCAATTATTTCTTTCTACATGTTTTGGCAGCTGCTTTGATGTGTAATTTCTTATATCACGTTGGAAATCATACATTATTTTTGCTTGTTTAGTGTTTTTGCATTCAATTGAATATATCAATTTAGTCCTATCATCAAATGCTAAAATATCTATATCTCCATAATTTTTATTAGCAACTAAAGCTCCTTTTACATCAATTTTAACTTCAAAATCTATGACTCTTAATTGAGTATTCTCAACTAACCAATCCTTCACTTCATTTCTAAAATTCTTACCTTTCAAATTAAGGCGATTCGCTATTATATTTTTAATTTTATTATGCTCGTCCTCTACTCTAAGGCTTCCATTTGAAAATTGATATATCAAATTATCTGATGCTTTAATTAAAAATCTTGAGCTCCATAAGTACCAAACTTTTTTCTCATCATCAATAATTTTAATTAGAGGTTTTCTTAAGTAAGAGAGTTTTCTATTGTATCTCCAAGGAAAGATTTCAGGAATAATATAACCATCAGGTGGCTTATCCATTTTCCCTCTACTATTTAGTGTAAGCACATTAAAATATAAAGTAATTTTTTCTTGATTGAATTTTGTTTCTTTTATTATTAATTCAATGAGTTCATCTTCTTCCATTTTAAAATATGAACTTTCTTGAAGAAAACAATATTCGGCCAAAAACAATGATATTGTGTTTATTTCTAAAAATGTAATACCCCAATCATTTAAAAACGCCTCATCTATTTTGTTTATATAATCATCTTCTTCATCTAATTCTTTCTTTTCATGTAAATTGAAATTTGATTCAAAATTCTCTTTGTAGTCAACCAATTCATCTTCTTTATTCGATATGTTATACTTATTTAATACATCATCAAAAAAACCTTTACTTATTCCAATCCTTCCAGATTCTAATAATCCCATTTTAGGATTGTCTATATCAAATCTTATTAAATCTTGAACATATCCAAAATAAATCATTTCATTCATTAATGACAGTAAATAATCAACATCATCATCATTTGGTAACTTTTCGCCAAAATATGGTTCAGAACTTACAAACTCTATAAGACATCTCATTGATAACGATGAATTTACGTGTTCTGATTCTGATTCTTGAAATTCATTAAAAACATCTGTATATTTTGAAAAACATTCTAATCTCGCTGGTATATAAAGCTTTCTATATTCATTGGCCTGTATTATTGCTTCATGACGATACATTAAAAATTTTAATAGCTCAAATGTATTGTACTCAATTAATCTAATCCTAAGTTCTTTAATAATAATGTTGACACAATCAACAAGTAATTTAATCTTACTTTTTTTGTCATTTATATCTTCAGGAATTTTTTCGCCATAATTGAGCCAGGTAACTATCTCTTCTAAAATAAAAGAGTTGTCATATTTTTGTACAAACCTTATTTTAGGTATATGTCTTGGGTCAATCTTCAAATTGTAACTTGAATCTACTGTTAGAATCATTTTTGCGGAGCCTAAAGGAATATGCTTATCAATCATTAACTGAATATTTTCCTCATTCAAATCCTTATAACCAATTTTGCTAAATAATTTACTAATGCTTTCTACAACTACGGACATTAGTTGTCTTTCTCCATGATTATCTTTTCTATGAAGTACAGCATAAAATTCAAAAGGGACTTGTATTTTAATTTTTCCTTCTTCTGCTATAAGTTCATAATTAAGGTTAAAAGTATCTTTCTTGAAAGCATGTAATTCTTGTGGATTGAAATCATATAATTTTTCATCCAATGTGATTATGATTTCAATTGGGAAAGGTATAGGATGATTAAAATAATTTTTAAGTGATGGATAAAGTTCATTTAACCAATGGGCAATTGCATCAATGAAATGAATAGTCATAGTGTCCCTTTTTTTAGGACTAGTTATCCATATTGGATAATCAAATAATTCTATGGCAGTTTTATAAATACCAATATAATATTCTTGAGATAAATAAATAGGCGCATGTTTTGCTGTTTTATATACAGGTAAATAACCAAGACCTCTTTTGGATTTAAAATAAGCAACACCGTGCTCATCGTTTTGAATATTACAATCAGTTATTACTTTACCTTGCATTCCAAAATCAAAAAATAAGCCATTATAAGCTTTATCACTATCAAAAAATGAGTCGCTATTCTTTGTATAATATTTGTAATATGTTAAAACAGAATAAAACGGAGCTACTCTAACTCCTTTATTTATTGCTCTATC from Dokdonia sp. Hel_I_53 carries:
- a CDS encoding CDP-alcohol phosphatidyltransferase family protein; its protein translation is MSKLPASYRFVDLSDYGRPVAKRIAQSFQYTKVNAIHVTWMFIVAGLAAIASIYFHQYRWALLFLLLKSTLDAADGELARLKKQPSYTGRYFDSIADIVLNAAIFYTLFLNVATPWWMAALAFVGMQLQGTLYNYYYVILRNQVDGDLTSQIFETSTPTALPGEKQATVTLLYRCYRILYGGFDAVIYRLDPSAPEGKILPKYLMTAVSTFGLGFQLAAIGLLLVLGFQAYIIPFFMAYTGMILVFILLRKRIGRNV